The genomic DNA ATCCCGAGCAGGCCTTCGCGCCGGGCACGGCGACCGTGCATGACGATGCCGCGTCCTATGTCAAGGTCTTCGATGCCGGCACCGAAGGCAACCTCTGTTCGCGCACGTCCCTGGGTTGCGGCGACATCGACGCCGCCTGGGCGCAGTGCGACCTGATCGTCGAAGGCACCTGGCGCACGCAGGCCCAGGCCCACCTGTCGCTCGAACCCTGCGGCGCGCTGGCGGAGGTCGATGCAGCCGGCCGCGTCACGCTGTGGTCGGCCAACCAGTCGGTGTTCCGCGTTCAGGCCAGCGTCTGCGAATCGCTGGGCCTGCCGATGACGCGGCTGCGCTGCCTCACGCCGCGCATCGGCGCCGGCTTCGGCAACAAGATGGAGGCGCACGTGCAGCCGGCCGTGGTGCTGCTGGCGCTGAAGGCGCGCAAGCCCGTCAAGCTGATCCTCAGCCGCGAGGAAGATTTCGAATCGGTGCGTGCGCGCCATCCCGCGATCGTGCGCATGAAGACCGGCGTCAAGCGCGACGGCATGCTGGTCGCGCGCGAGACCGAACTGCTGCTCGACGGAGGCGCCTACGGCGACGACAGCCCGGGCGTGCTCGGCTACGCGCTGCTGATGAACTGCGGGCCTTATCGCATCCCCAACGTCCATGCGCATGGCCGTGTGGCCTACACCAACAAGCTGCGCTTCGGCGCCTTCCGCGGCTTCGGCGTGCCGCAGGTCACCTTCGCCTCGGAGACGCAGCTCGACGAGATCGCGCACAAGCTCGGCATGGACCCGATGGCGCTGCGCCGCAAGAACGCGCTGGCCGGCGACGACCCGTGGTTCGGCGGCCAGCCGATCCTGTCCAACGGTCTCGCGCAATGTGTCGACATCGTCGAGAAGGCATCGCGCTGGCAGGCGGCCGATCGCTCGGCGCCAGCCGCACCCGGCTTCAAGCGCGGCTTCGGCATGGCGCTGTCGGCGCACATCAGCGGCCTGCTCGCATCGGGCGCGATCGTGCGCGTGCTGGAGGATGGCACGGTGCTGCTCAACACCGGCGCGGTCGACATCGGCCAGGGCTCGAACACGGTGCTGACGCAGATGTGCGCCGAAGCGCTCAAGCTGCCGGTCGAGCGCGTCGCCATCGCGAGTCCCGACACCGACGGCTCGCCTTACAACTGGGGCACCACCGCGAGCCGCGTCACCTACGTCACGGGCCGCTCGGTGGTCGGCGCCGCGGCCGAGGTGGAAGACAAGCTCAAGCAGCAGGCCAGCCAGATGCTCGAATGCGCACCGGAAGATCTCGAACTGCTGCCGGGCGGCCGCGTCGCGATCAAGGGCGTGTCGCAGCGCGCCGTCAGCTTCGCCGAGATCTCCGGCCGCGCGCACTGGGCCGCGGGCGGGCCGATCATCGGCACCCACAGCTGGGTCTTCGACCAGAAGACCATCGACCCCAAGCGCGCGATCGCCAACGGCTTGCCCTTCTCGCAGATCGGCATCTACAGCTTCAATGCGCTGGTGGTCGAGGTCGAGGTCGACGAGCTCACCGGCAAGGTGCGCGTGTGCAACGCCTGGTCGGCCTGCGACATCGGCCGCACCATCAATCCCGTCATGGCCACAGGGCAGGTCGAGGGCGCTTTCGTGCAGGGCATGGGCTTCGCGCTGACCGAGGAGATGGTGTGGGACGGCGCGCGCCTGGCCAACCCGAGCCTGATGGACTACAAGATCCCGACCTTCGCCGAGCTGCCCGACAGCGTCAACGCGTACCTCGTGGAGTCGAACGAGCCGAGCGGTCCCTTCGGCGCCAAGAGCGTCGGCGAGCTCGGTATCAACGGCGTGGCGGCGGCCGTCGCCAACGCGATCGCCGATGCCACCGGCGTGCGCCTGAACCGGCTGCCGCTGACGGCCGAGCGCGTGCTCGATGCGCTGCTGGCACGCGACGAGGCAGGGAGCGCCGCCGCATGAAGCTCGATCACTATCCGCCGCAGGAGCCGCTGTCGCCGCTGGGCGCGGCATACCAGGCCCGCATCCTCGCGCTCGGCGAGGGCATCGAGGGCGAGGCGCATGCCTACGGCGCGGACCCGTACCAGACGCTCACCGTGTTCCGGCCCGAAGCGCCGAGCGGCGATGTGCTGCTGTTCTTCCACGGCGGCGGCTGGACCAGCGGCTACAAGGAGTGGATGTACTTCATGGCGCCCGCGCTGCTGGCGCAGGGCGTGACTTTCGTGAGCGCGGGTTACCGGCTGGCGCCGGGCCATGTGTTCCCGGCCGGCTTCGAGGACGGGGCCGATGCGGTCGCGTGGGTGTGGCGGCATGTCGCAGGGCAGGGCGATGGCGCGCACCGTCTCTTCGTCGGCGGGCATTCGGCCGGTGGCCACTATGCGGCATTGCTCGCGGTCACGACGGGCTGGCGCGCGGCGCACGGGTTGCCGCCCGATGTGCTGAGCGGTTGCCTGCCGGTGTCGGGCGTCTACCGCCTCGGCGCCGACAGCGGCATCAACAGCCGGCCGCGCTTCCTCGGCACGCAGGCGCCCGAGCGCGCCGATGCGGCCGCGTCGCCGATCGCACGCGTCGAGGCGGCCGCCTGTCCGCCTTTCCTGATCACGCACGGCAGCCGCGACTTCCCGCACCTCATCGTGCAGGCACAGCAGATGGCCGCAGCCCTCGAGGCCGCTGGCGTTGCCGTGCAAACCCACATCCTCGAAGGTGCAGACCACTTCGAGGCCAGCGTGGCCTGTGGCGAACGTCCCGCGGGATGGCCGGCACTCGCAGCAGCGTGGATGCGGCAGCGCGCCGCATCACCCCATCCCGTCGACAGGAGAACCTGAATGCAAAGTCCGACCCTGAACCGCAGATCGATCGTCGGCGGCATCGCCGCACTGGCCGCGGCCTTGTCCGCGCGAGGCGCCTTCGCGCAGGCCGACAAGCCCGTGCGCATCGGCTTCTCGATGGCCCGCACCGGCATGCTGGCCAACGCGACGCCATCGCAGTCCAACACCTACGAGCTCTGGAAGGAGCAGGTGAACGCGCGCGGCGGCATGGACGTCGGCGGCCAGAAGCGCAAGGTCGAGTTCGTCACCTACGACGACCAGTCCAAGCCCGAGCAGGCGGTGCGCATCTACGAGAAGCTGATCACCGACGACAAGGTCGACCTGCTGCTCGCGCCCTGGGGCACGCCGTTCCAGATCGCCATCGCGCCGGTGCTGGAGAAGTTCAAGTTCCCGATGGTCGGCAACACCGCCGCGTCGGTCGCGCTGCGGCAGGTCAAGCCGGGCTACATCTGGTTCCCGACCTCGGCCATTCCGGACCGCATCGGCGTCGAGCTCACCGCGATGCTGAAGGCGCAGAACGTCAAGTCGGCGGTGGTGCTGTCCAACGTGCTGCCTTTCACCAAGGAGATCAAGAACTATCTCGAGCCCGAGCTCAAGAAGGCCGGCATCGAGATCAAGCTCTCCACCGAGTACCCACCGGACATCAAGGACATGACCTCGATCCTCACGCAGGTCAAGCAGGCCAATCCGGATGCCGTGCTCGCGCTCGCCTACCCGAGCGATTCGGTGCTCTATGCCAAGCAGGCCAAGGAACTCGGCATTGCGAGTCCGTTCCAGTTCATCGCCATCGGACCGAGCGATGCCTTCTTCGCCAAGGCGGTCGGTGCCGCGTCGGCCGAAGGCGTGGTCACCATCGCGCACTGGACGCCGCGCGCCGAATGGAAGGGCTCGCAGGCCTTCTACGACGCCTACGTCAAGAAGTTCGGCGAGGATCCGGACTACCTCAACTCGGCGCTGGCCTGGATGTCGCTCGAGATCCTCGAGACCGCGGTCGCCAAGGCCGGCCTCGACAAGAACAAGATCCGCCAGATCGTCAGCACCGAGACCTTCGACACCATCAACGGCAAGGTGCGCTTCGACGGCGTGCAGAACGCGATCACGCCGACCGCCTTCGTGCAGACGCAGAAGGGCAAGCTGCAGCTCGTGTGGCCGAAGTCGATCGCGACCGGCCAGTACGAGCCCAAGAAGTCCTGGTGAGATGCCCGTTCTCGACGTCCTGCTGTCGGGGCAGCTGCTGTTCGCCGCGCTGGTGACGGGTTCGCTCTATGCGCTGGTGGCGCTCGGGCTGAACCTGGTCTACGGCACGATGCGCATGCTCAATGTCGCGCACGGCGACCTCGTGATGCTGGGCGCCTATGGCGGCTACTGGGCCTTCAGCATCGCCGGCGTCTCGCCGCTGCTGGCCGCGCCGGTGGTGGCGGGGCTCGGCGGGCTGCTCGGCTACCTGCTGTACCGCGGGCTGTTCCGCCGGCTGCTGGCGCGCAGCGCGACCGATGCGGGGCGCATGGAAGGCAACTCGCTGCTGCTCTTCTTCGGCCTGTCGATCATCCTGCAGAACGCCGCGGCCATGCTCTTCACGCCCAACAACCGGGCCTACCAGTACCTCGACGAAGTCTGGCATGTCGGCAATGTCTCGATGACGGGCAACCGCATCGCCGCGCTCGCGGTGGCGGGCAGCACCTGCATCGCGATCGCGGTGTTCCTCGGCCGCAGCATGGCCGGCCTGGCGATGCGTTCGGTGATCGAGCGGCGCGAGGCGGCCTTCATCGTCGGCGTCGACGTCGACCGTGTGCAGTGGACCAGCTTCGCGCTCGGCTTCGCGAGCGCGGCGCTGGCCGGCGTGCTGATGTCGATGCTCGAACAGTTCTCGCCCTTCTCGGGCTTTCCCTTCACCATCGCCGGCTTCATAGTGATCATCCTCGGCGGCCTCGGCAACGTGATGGCCGGGCTGGTGGCGGCGCTGGTGCTCGGCGCGATCGAGACCTACGGCGTCGCGCTCACCTCGGCCAATCTGCGTTCGGTGCTGCTGTACGGCTGCTTCGTCGGTGCGTTGCTCCTGTTCCCCAACGGCCTCTTGGCCAAACGCTCGGCCCGAAGCTGACATGAATTCTCTTGGGCGCGAACGCTCCTGGCTGGTCCTTCTTGCCGCCGGCATCGTCGCGATGTCGGTGCTGCCCTTCGTCGCCAACGACTACATCGTCGGCACCGGCCTCACGCTCTTGATGTGGCTCGCGCTCACGCAGAGCTGGTGCGTGCTGTCGAAGATGACCGGCTACGTCTCGCTCGGCCACGTGGTGTTCTACGGCCTCGGCGCCTACCTGGTGGTGGTGACCTGGCAGCAGGTGCCGCTGTGGCTGGCGATCCCCGCGGCCGGGCTGCTCGCGGCCGCCTTCGCGGCGCTGGTCGGGCTGCCGGTGCTGCGTGTGCGCGGACCCTACTTCGTGATCCTGACCTTCGGGCTGGCCGAGCTGGTCAAGTTCAGCATCATGGCGATCGAGTCGGCCAGCGGCACTGCGAGCCGGATCCTGTTCGGCACGCCCGATCTCGTGATCGTCTACTTCGCGATGTTCGCGCTGGCACTGCTCGCGACCGGCCTCCTGACCTGGGTCAGCCGCTCGCGCTTCGGCCACGGCCTGCGCTCGCTGCGCGAGAATGAGGAGGCCGCCGAGACGCTCGGCGTGCCGGTGGTGCGCTTCAAGCTGATCGCCTTCGTGCTCTCGGCCGCGATCCCGGGCATGGTCGGCGCGGTGATGGCGCTGCGCTCGACCTACTTCGTGGTCGACGGCGTGTTCGATCCGATGATCTCGATCACCGTCATCGCGATGGCGATCCTCGGCGGCGGCGACAACGCAAAGGGGCCGCTGCTCGGCGCCGTGTTCCTGTTCCTGGTGCAGGAGCTGCTGTGGGCCAACGCGCCGCTGCTCTACATGATCATCCTCGGCGCGATCCTCATCACCTTCGTGCTGCTGCTGCCCAACGGGCTGGTGGGGCTGGCCGATGCGTGGGCGCGCAGGCGCGATGCCGCCGCGGAAGGAGCCGAATCGTGAGCGCACTGCTGTCCGTGCAGGGCCTGGGCAAGCGCTTCGGCGGACTGACCGCGCTGCACGACGTGTCCTTCGAAGTCGGCGCCGGCCAGATCGTCGGCGTCATGGGCGCCAACGGTGCCGGCAAGACCACGCTCTTCAGCCTCATCGCCGGCAACTCGCGCCCGAACGCGGGCCGCATCGAATTCGACGGCCAGCAGATCGTCGGCCTGCGGCCGGATCAGATCTGCCGGCTCGGCGTTGCGCGCACCTTTCAGATCGTCAAGCCCTTCGCTTCGCTGACCGTGCTGGAGAACCTGCGCACCGGCGCGATGTTCGGCCGCGCGCAGCACCTGCACGTGGCCGAGGCGGATGCCGCATCGCGCCGCGTGCTCGAAGACCTTGGCCTCGCCGCGATGGCGGACCGCCGCGCTTCGGCGCTCACGCTGTCGGGCCAGAAGCGGCTCGAGATCGCGCGCTGCGTGGCGACCGGTGCGCAGCTGCTGCTGCTCGACGAGGTGATGGCAGGGCTCACGCCCACCGAGGTCGGCGAGATGCTCGAGACGCTGCGCCGCCTGCAGCAGTCGCGCGGCCTCACGCTCCTGGTCATCGAGCACGTGATGCGCGCGCTGATGGAGCTGTGCGGCCGCATCGTCGTGCTGCACCACGGCGAGCTGATCGCCGAAGGTTCGCCGGCGGAGATCGGCGACAACCCGAAGGTGCTGTCGGTGTATTTCGGAGCGCATGCATGACGGCTTCCCACGTGATGCTCGAAGTCGAGGGGCTGGTCGCCGGCTACGGGCCGACCCGCGTCATCCATGGCCTGTCGCTGCAGGTGCGCGCGGGCGGCGTGACTGCGCTGCTTGGCGCCAACGGCGCGGGCAAGACCACGCTGATGAAGACGCTGTGCGGTCTCTTGCCGGTGCAGGGCGGCACGCTGCGCTTCCTCGGCGAAGACATCGGCCGCAGCGCCGCGGACCGGCGCGTGCTGGCCGGCCTGGTGCTGGTGCCCGAGGGCCGCATGGTGTTCCCCACGCTCACGGTGCACGAGAACCTGCGCCTGGGCGGCATCAACCTGCGCGCGCGACCGCAATGGCGGCGCAACGTCGAGCGCGTGTACGAGGTTTTCCCGCGCCTGCGCGAGCGTTCGTCGCAGGCTGCGGTCACGCTGTCGGGCGGCGAGCAGCAGATGCTGGCCATCGGCCGCGGCCTGATGGCCGAACCGAAGCTGATGCTGCTGGACGAACCCACGCTCGGCCTCGCGCCGGTGATGGCGATGGAGATCTTCGCGCTGGTGCGCCGCCTCACCGCCGAGGGCCTGACGCTGCTGCTGGCCGAGCAGGATGTGCAGCGCACGCTGGAGGTCGCCGGCCAGGCCTATGTGGTCGAGAACGGCCGCATCGCGGCCGAAGGACCGGCCACCGACATCGCCGGCGATCCGCGCATCCGCCAGGCCTACCTGGGACTCTGAACAGGACACGACATGGGCATGAGCTATCGCATTCCGGGTTCGCCCGCACTGGCCGTCGACCTCGCCGGCACCGGGCCGCTGGCCCTCTTCATGCACGGCATCGGCGGCAACCGCAGCAACTGGCGCGCCAACCTGCCGGCCTTCGCGCCGCACTTCGCCTGCGTGGCCTGGGACGCGCGCGGCTACGGCGACAGCGAGGACTACGAAGGCACGCTCGCCTTCGACGATTTCGTCGACGACGTGCTGCGCGTGCTCGACCACTTCGGCGCCGAGCGCGCGCACCTGGTCGGCCTGTCGATGGGCGGCCGCATCGCGATGCGCGCGGCGCTGCTGCATCCGCAGCGCATCGCGACGCTGACGCTGCTCGACACGCACGAAGGCTTCGAGGCCTTCACGCCGCAGCAGCGCCAGGATTTCGTCGACAGCCGGCGCGCGCCGCTGCTGGCCGGGCAGTCGCCGGCCGACATCGCCGATGCGGTCGCGCGCTCGCTGGTCGGGCCACACGCCACGACAGCGCAACTGCAGCAGCTGATCGACAGCATCGCGGCGTTGCACAAGGATTCGTACATCAAGTCGCTGCGGGCCACGGTCGACCAGGTGGTGCTGGGCGACATCTCGCGCATCACGGCGCCGGCACACTTCGTGGTCGGCGCCGACGACCGGCTCACGCCGGTGGCGATGCATCGCGAGATGGCGGCCAAGCTCGGCGGCGCACCGGTCACGGTGCTGTCGCGCGCGGGCCACTTGAGCAACATCGAGAATGCGCCGGCCTTCAACGCGGCGGCCGTCGAGTGGCTGGCGCCGCGCGCCACGCTCGGATCGACGCCGCTGCACTGGCCGGCCTGAGCCTTAGAAGATTTGCTTACATCTTTGCCAGAGGTGCTGTTTCGGCAGGCACCCTGTCGCAACGACCAGCCGGCGAGGCTTCCGCGCGAATTGCGCATCGTTGTCCACACCCTTGTCCCCCGGCGCGGTGGAGAACTTGCGGGCTTGCTGCGCCCTCAGTGGGTTCGTGCCGGCGATGCCGCGGAGGCCGTGCCGGCCTGCAGGCGCAGCCGGCGCCGCGTCAGCAATTCGGTTACCACATGGGCGAGCCGATTGCGGCCCTTGACATCCAGTTTTAGCAGGGCGTTTTTCAGGTAGTAGCGCACCGTGGAGATTTCGATGCCGAGCTCGCGCGCGATTTCCTTGTCCGCGTAGCCGCGCGAGGCCAGCATGGTGACCTCCGCCTCGCGCTCGGTCAGCCGCGCGTGCTCGGCCAGCAGCAGCGGCACGTCGGCCGCCTCGTCGCTCGGCAGCACGATCGCGTCGGCCGGCGCCGGCTTCTGCAGGCGCACGAAGGCGGCGGTCAAGGCCGGCTCGATCATGCGCAGGATCGCCAGGTCGTTGGCATCGAAGTCGTCGCGCGACTGGGTGCGGAACACCAGCAGATCGCCGACGCAGCGGCCCTCGGCGTAGGCATACAGGTTCATGCCCCAGTAGATGCCATGCACGCGCAGGAAGTCGTTGAAGAACTCGGTGCGCGTGAGTTCGCTCATCGAGAACACCTGGCTGAAGGAGGCGCAGCGCATCGGCTTGAGCGCCGGCGTGACCGGATCGCAGAACTGGTAGTAGTGGTCGTAGGTGGCCGCGTGCGCCGCGTCCATGTTGTGCGCGACGCGGATCACATAGCGCGAGGTCTCGGGGTCCATGTCGCGCGACACCATGCTGTCGGCGCCGAGCAGCCGCGTGACCGGTCCCGCGAGTTGCTGCCTCAGCTCGTCGGCATCCTCGGCGTTGACCAGCAGTCGAAAACTTTCCGCCAGCGCGGCGGACTGTCGCTCGCTCAGGTACATGGCAACTCCAATCCTCTGTGTTCGTCGGCGTCCGGGCGTCGCTGACCGCTTCGTTCCAAGCAACAAGGGTGCCCGGCCGCCGGTGCGACGGGTTCGCTGTCCCCTCATTCTTCAGGGGAGCCGTCGCGAACCCCGCTCGATATGCTGAACGTATCGCAACACCTGTCCGCAGGCAATCGGGGTTCGCGCAGGTGCGGCCCGGCCGCGCCGGGCGCCCGACCACCTGTATCGAGAGCTTCCATGAACGCGTCTGAACTCGGAATCGTCGAATTGCAACGGGCGCTGGCGCAGCGCGAACTCAGCTGCGCCGACCATGTCGAGGCGCTGATCGCCCGCACCGAGGCCGCCGCCGGCCTCAACGGCTATGTCGATTTCGATCCCGCGCCGCTGCGCGCCCAGGCACGGCAGGCGGACGCTCAGCGCGCCGCCGGCACCGCGCTGCCACTGCTCGGCATTCCGATCGCGCTCAAGGACAACATCGACACCGCCGATCTGCCGACCAGCGCAGGCACGGGCGCATTGCGCGGCAAGCGCCCGAAGGCCGATGCCGAGATCGTGCGGCGGCTCAAGGCGGCCGGCGCGATCGTCGCGGGCAAGGCCAACATGCACGAGCTCGCCTTCGGCATCACCTGCAACAACGCGGTCACCGGCGCGGCGCGCAATCCGTGGGCGCCGGACCGCATTCCGGGCGGCAGCAGCGGCGGCTCGGCGGTGGTGGTCGCGGCCGGGCTGGTGCCGGCGGCGATCGGCACCGACACCGGCGCCTCGGTGCGCCTGCCTGCCGCGCTGTGCGGCGTCGCCGGGCTGCGGCCGACGGTAGGCCGGGTGCCGGGCCGCGGCATCGCGCCGATCGCTTCCACGCGCGACACCGCCGGTCCGATCGCGCGCAGCGTGGAGGACCTCGCGTTGCTCGATGCGGTGCTGACCGGCGATGCGACGCCGGTGCCTGACGCATCACTCGCCGGCCTGCGCCTGGGCATTCCGCGCGAACGCTTCTGGGGCGAGCTCGACGCGCCGGTCGCCGCGGTCATGGACGACGCGCTGCAGCGGCTGCGCGCAGCCGGTGTGGTCCTCGTCGAAGTCGCATTGCCGGGCCTCGACGCGCTCAACGATGCCACGGGCTTTCCGGTGGCGCTCTTCGAATTCCTCGACGAGATGCCGCGCTACCTGCGCGATGCGGGACACGGTGTCGACATCGCGCAATTGCTGGCGGGCATCGGCAGCCCCGACGTGGCCGGCATCCTGCGACCGCTGCTGGCGGGCGGTGCGATTCCCGAAGCGGTCTACCGCGGCGCGCTCGAAACGCGCGGCCAGTTGCAGCGCCTCTACCGCGACACCTTCGAAAGCAACGCGGTGC from Variovorax sp. PBL-E5 includes the following:
- a CDS encoding helix-turn-helix transcriptional regulator, yielding MYLSERQSAALAESFRLLVNAEDADELRQQLAGPVTRLLGADSMVSRDMDPETSRYVIRVAHNMDAAHAATYDHYYQFCDPVTPALKPMRCASFSQVFSMSELTRTEFFNDFLRVHGIYWGMNLYAYAEGRCVGDLLVFRTQSRDDFDANDLAILRMIEPALTAAFVRLQKPAPADAIVLPSDEAADVPLLLAEHARLTEREAEVTMLASRGYADKEIARELGIEISTVRYYLKNALLKLDVKGRNRLAHVVTELLTRRRLRLQAGTASAASPARTH
- a CDS encoding ABC transporter ATP-binding protein, whose amino-acid sequence is MSALLSVQGLGKRFGGLTALHDVSFEVGAGQIVGVMGANGAGKTTLFSLIAGNSRPNAGRIEFDGQQIVGLRPDQICRLGVARTFQIVKPFASLTVLENLRTGAMFGRAQHLHVAEADAASRRVLEDLGLAAMADRRASALTLSGQKRLEIARCVATGAQLLLLDEVMAGLTPTEVGEMLETLRRLQQSRGLTLLVIEHVMRALMELCGRIVVLHHGELIAEGSPAEIGDNPKVLSVYFGAHA
- a CDS encoding branched-chain amino acid ABC transporter permease is translated as MNSLGRERSWLVLLAAGIVAMSVLPFVANDYIVGTGLTLLMWLALTQSWCVLSKMTGYVSLGHVVFYGLGAYLVVVTWQQVPLWLAIPAAGLLAAAFAALVGLPVLRVRGPYFVILTFGLAELVKFSIMAIESASGTASRILFGTPDLVIVYFAMFALALLATGLLTWVSRSRFGHGLRSLRENEEAAETLGVPVVRFKLIAFVLSAAIPGMVGAVMALRSTYFVVDGVFDPMISITVIAMAILGGGDNAKGPLLGAVFLFLVQELLWANAPLLYMIILGAILITFVLLLPNGLVGLADAWARRRDAAAEGAES
- a CDS encoding xanthine dehydrogenase family protein molybdopterin-binding subunit, encoding MNAVAIEPVEESRGAVGQAVPQLEGHEKLSGSAQYIADLYRPGMLFGAILQSHLPHARILGYDLSAAKALPGVRAIVTGDDLDDGHRMGAFIKDEPAFAKGKVRYVGEIVAAVAADTEAIARQAVRLIRVDYEELPAVLDPEQAFAPGTATVHDDAASYVKVFDAGTEGNLCSRTSLGCGDIDAAWAQCDLIVEGTWRTQAQAHLSLEPCGALAEVDAAGRVTLWSANQSVFRVQASVCESLGLPMTRLRCLTPRIGAGFGNKMEAHVQPAVVLLALKARKPVKLILSREEDFESVRARHPAIVRMKTGVKRDGMLVARETELLLDGGAYGDDSPGVLGYALLMNCGPYRIPNVHAHGRVAYTNKLRFGAFRGFGVPQVTFASETQLDEIAHKLGMDPMALRRKNALAGDDPWFGGQPILSNGLAQCVDIVEKASRWQAADRSAPAAPGFKRGFGMALSAHISGLLASGAIVRVLEDGTVLLNTGAVDIGQGSNTVLTQMCAEALKLPVERVAIASPDTDGSPYNWGTTASRVTYVTGRSVVGAAAEVEDKLKQQASQMLECAPEDLELLPGGRVAIKGVSQRAVSFAEISGRAHWAAGGPIIGTHSWVFDQKTIDPKRAIANGLPFSQIGIYSFNALVVEVEVDELTGKVRVCNAWSACDIGRTINPVMATGQVEGAFVQGMGFALTEEMVWDGARLANPSLMDYKIPTFAELPDSVNAYLVESNEPSGPFGAKSVGELGINGVAAAVANAIADATGVRLNRLPLTAERVLDALLARDEAGSAAA
- a CDS encoding alpha/beta hydrolase, with translation MKLDHYPPQEPLSPLGAAYQARILALGEGIEGEAHAYGADPYQTLTVFRPEAPSGDVLLFFHGGGWTSGYKEWMYFMAPALLAQGVTFVSAGYRLAPGHVFPAGFEDGADAVAWVWRHVAGQGDGAHRLFVGGHSAGGHYAALLAVTTGWRAAHGLPPDVLSGCLPVSGVYRLGADSGINSRPRFLGTQAPERADAAASPIARVEAAACPPFLITHGSRDFPHLIVQAQQMAAALEAAGVAVQTHILEGADHFEASVACGERPAGWPALAAAWMRQRAASPHPVDRRT
- a CDS encoding amino acid ABC transporter substrate-binding protein gives rise to the protein MQSPTLNRRSIVGGIAALAAALSARGAFAQADKPVRIGFSMARTGMLANATPSQSNTYELWKEQVNARGGMDVGGQKRKVEFVTYDDQSKPEQAVRIYEKLITDDKVDLLLAPWGTPFQIAIAPVLEKFKFPMVGNTAASVALRQVKPGYIWFPTSAIPDRIGVELTAMLKAQNVKSAVVLSNVLPFTKEIKNYLEPELKKAGIEIKLSTEYPPDIKDMTSILTQVKQANPDAVLALAYPSDSVLYAKQAKELGIASPFQFIAIGPSDAFFAKAVGAASAEGVVTIAHWTPRAEWKGSQAFYDAYVKKFGEDPDYLNSALAWMSLEILETAVAKAGLDKNKIRQIVSTETFDTINGKVRFDGVQNAITPTAFVQTQKGKLQLVWPKSIATGQYEPKKSW
- a CDS encoding alpha/beta fold hydrolase; translated protein: MSYRIPGSPALAVDLAGTGPLALFMHGIGGNRSNWRANLPAFAPHFACVAWDARGYGDSEDYEGTLAFDDFVDDVLRVLDHFGAERAHLVGLSMGGRIAMRAALLHPQRIATLTLLDTHEGFEAFTPQQRQDFVDSRRAPLLAGQSPADIADAVARSLVGPHATTAQLQQLIDSIAALHKDSYIKSLRATVDQVVLGDISRITAPAHFVVGADDRLTPVAMHREMAAKLGGAPVTVLSRAGHLSNIENAPAFNAAAVEWLAPRATLGSTPLHWPA
- a CDS encoding branched-chain amino acid ABC transporter permease, encoding MPVLDVLLSGQLLFAALVTGSLYALVALGLNLVYGTMRMLNVAHGDLVMLGAYGGYWAFSIAGVSPLLAAPVVAGLGGLLGYLLYRGLFRRLLARSATDAGRMEGNSLLLFFGLSIILQNAAAMLFTPNNRAYQYLDEVWHVGNVSMTGNRIAALAVAGSTCIAIAVFLGRSMAGLAMRSVIERREAAFIVGVDVDRVQWTSFALGFASAALAGVLMSMLEQFSPFSGFPFTIAGFIVIILGGLGNVMAGLVAALVLGAIETYGVALTSANLRSVLLYGCFVGALLLFPNGLLAKRSARS
- a CDS encoding ABC transporter ATP-binding protein gives rise to the protein MTASHVMLEVEGLVAGYGPTRVIHGLSLQVRAGGVTALLGANGAGKTTLMKTLCGLLPVQGGTLRFLGEDIGRSAADRRVLAGLVLVPEGRMVFPTLTVHENLRLGGINLRARPQWRRNVERVYEVFPRLRERSSQAAVTLSGGEQQMLAIGRGLMAEPKLMLLDEPTLGLAPVMAMEIFALVRRLTAEGLTLLLAEQDVQRTLEVAGQAYVVENGRIAAEGPATDIAGDPRIRQAYLGL
- the iaaH gene encoding indoleacetamide hydrolase — protein: MNASELGIVELQRALAQRELSCADHVEALIARTEAAAGLNGYVDFDPAPLRAQARQADAQRAAGTALPLLGIPIALKDNIDTADLPTSAGTGALRGKRPKADAEIVRRLKAAGAIVAGKANMHELAFGITCNNAVTGAARNPWAPDRIPGGSSGGSAVVVAAGLVPAAIGTDTGASVRLPAALCGVAGLRPTVGRVPGRGIAPIASTRDTAGPIARSVEDLALLDAVLTGDATPVPDASLAGLRLGIPRERFWGELDAPVAAVMDDALQRLRAAGVVLVEVALPGLDALNDATGFPVALFEFLDEMPRYLRDAGHGVDIAQLLAGIGSPDVAGILRPLLAGGAIPEAVYRGALETRGQLQRLYRDTFESNAVRALVFPTSPLTARPIGQDETVEFNGRQVPTFLAFIRNTDPGSNAGIPGISLPAGIASDGLPVGLALDAPAGSDRQLLGIAAAIERVLPRAAMPSIS